The genomic segment GATACTCTTCACGGTGATGCGGGAAATGATACACTCCAAGGCGGAGATGGCAACGACACACTATACGGCGGTGATGGCGACGATATACTCTTTGGCGGTGAGGGTGATGACAACCTATACGGTGGTGCGGGGCAAGATAACTTTGTCTGGCGTCAAGGCGACCTCGGCGGTGTAGATACTGTTTATGATTTCAAAATTGATCCTGATGGTGATAAACTTAACCTAGCTGATCTGTTTTCTGATCTTGAACCCGTTGATTTAGCGACTCTACTTGGTGACCGTTTAGAGGTTAGCCTCAATGCGGAGGATAATGCAGCCCTTGAGCTTACCATTAAATCTGCTACGGGTGAAACAGAACAAACTATTATTGTACATGGTGAAACCCAAAACGGAACTAGTCTCGGAGACGCTTATGCTGAGTTAATGGATGACCATGAACAAGTTGAAATGTTGCAACAAATGATTATAGTAAACAACGATTAATAATAAATAAACCGTTGTTTTAGTCTTATTTAAACAGAATAATAAACGTAGCCCCGATCATGTTATTTGGTCGGGGCTTTGTGTTAGTTTTAAAACATAGTTGTTATATTTAATTTAAGCCAGAGGCAAAGTAATAAAAAGTTTTTTGATCAATCTCATAAAAACAGTGAAATTTTTTCTCTAGCTTTTTAATAAGACTTCGTCTTTCCCGTCTTGTTCTAAAAACGCAACGTCTACTCTTTCGTCTTTACTTGTGTTTAGTGCTTTCCCGATATAATCGGCTTGAATTGGAAGTTCTCGCCTTCCACGATCAACTAAAACCAAAAGTTCAACTTTTTTAGGTCTTCCATAATCTAAAATAGCTTCAAGAGCTGCCCTGATTGTTCGACCGGAATAAAGTACGTCATCAACCAGAATAATATGCTTTTCTTCTACATTGAAATTGATATTTGATGAGTTTATTGCCGG from the Desulfovibrio litoralis DSM 11393 genome contains:
- the pyrR gene encoding bifunctional pyr operon transcriptional regulator/uracil phosphoribosyltransferase PyrR, with amino-acid sequence MSKTTELMNATEISRSIERLTYQIIENHGKCTDLALVGIQRRGVCLAKRLKEMLDTKLKNNLNPIPLGILDINLYRDDWTTLTHRPAINSSNINFNVEEKHIILVDDVLYSGRTIRAALEAILDYGRPKKVELLVLVDRGRRELPIQADYIGKALNTSKDERVDVAFLEQDGKDEVLLKS